A region of the Mus caroli chromosome 7, CAROLI_EIJ_v1.1, whole genome shotgun sequence genome:
AGATGGGGTCACAGTGGTGTACAGAACAGCAATGAGTTTGTCCAGGAACCCAGCAGTTCCTAGGGCTGGCCGGACATAAGTATAGAGTACAGTGGAATAATAAAGGGTGACCACAACCAGGTGGGCAGAGCAGGTGGAGAAGGCACGCTTCTTGCCCTCAGCTGAGCGGATGCGCAGGATGCTGGCGATGATGAAGACATAGGATGTCATAGTCAATAGGAAGTTCAGGCCTGTCAGGAACATGTCTGTAATAACAGTCATGATGTCGTTGATAAAGGTGGGACTGCAGGACAGTATCAATACAGAAGGGATCTCACAGAAGAAGTGTGTGATGAGATTGGGACCACAGAAAGACAATGGCAACATCAGACAAGTGAGCACCAAGGAATTGAGAGCTCCAGTGAACCACACAAAGGTTGCAAGGGCCACACAGACCCTGCCACTCATGAGGGTACCATAGTGCAGTGGCCGACAGATTGCAAggtagcggtcataggccatggcagagaaaagcagaagctCAGAACCTAGGACCCAGGAGAAGACAAACATCTGTGTGAGGCACCCCCCATAAGATATGCTGTTCTCTGCCACCAGGCTCTGCAGGACTTTGGGCAAGACAGTCACAGTGCAGATCACATCCATCAGGGAAAGATTGActaggaagaagtacatgggagtgtggagGTTGGGACTTCTGTGGATGGTTGCGATGATCAGGCCATTGCCAGCTATGGCTGCCATGAACAAGgcaaagaagaggcagaagagaacATCCT
Encoded here:
- the LOC110299156 gene encoding olfactory receptor 13A1-like → MALVNQSVVTMFILQRFVDDPWIQDVLFCLFFALFMAAIAGNGLIIATIHRSPNLHTPMYFFLVNLSLMDVICTVTVLPKVLQSLVAENSISYGGCLTQMFVFSWVLGSELLLFSAMAYDRYLAICRPLHYGTLMSGRVCVALATFVWFTGALNSLVLTCLMLPLSFCGPNLITHFFCEIPSVLILSCSPTFINDIMTVITDMFLTGLNFLLTMTSYVFIIASILRIRSAEGKKRAFSTCSAHLVVVTLYYSTVLYTYVRPALGTAGFLDKLIAVLYTTVTPSLNPLIYTLRNKEFKTSFKKLLFPH